The Chloroflexota bacterium genome contains the following window.
CACCTCACGATGTCGACGATCTGACCCAACGGGGTGCCAGCATGGTCGCGGGTCAGATGCCAGCGGCGGTTCGTATCGCTGGCCAGCAGCTCGGGCACATGCGAGGGAAACTCGGTCGCCAGCAGCGCCAGGAGGGAGAGTTCGCGGTCATACATGGCGGGCAGCGCCTTGAAGTAGGCCGCACCAGACGCCGTCGGAATGCGCATGAGGTAACGGCCGACCTTTGTCCCAAGCTGTTCAGCCGCACCACGTGGCGCAAGGCCGCGATGCTGTAACTGTTCGGCACTCCAGCTCACTGCTTCCTCGAACCAACCAGGTCGTTGCCAGGGCGGCCGTCGATGCGCCGCGCGATCAGTCACGGCCTCGGCCTCGTCAAACCATGCCAGCACGGAGGCACGCGGCAGCTCAGGCGGAAGGGCGATGCGATTGAACTCCTCACGGCTCACCCACCGCGTTCCCTGCCGGGGAGACCATTCTGGGCTACGGTTCTCCAGCACGATCACTGTGCGACGATCTCCGGTCGACGGATCCCTCTCGTCGTAGAGATCGGCATGGAGCACGCTGACCGCGAGACCGAGGCGACGCAGTACCGCCTGCTGCATTGCCGCTGGCCAGAACGGATCGTCCAGTTCGCGCGCCGTATGCCCGAGCCGGGCCGGATGTGCCCAGCCCGGCAGAGTCCAGGCGCCGGCCTGCTCCACCAACAGCAATCGTGCCGCCCCGCTGTAGCTGCCGACGTGGGGCACGATGAAATGGTCATGGAAGCAAGGTGCTGGCGCCACTCGCTCTCCCGAAGTCATCGTCTTGTAGGGGTGATTCAATTCGGGCGTGATGGGAGTATCCGGAACCCTCGCTAGCCTATCCAGTCGGCCTGCGAAAGATGTCTCGGAGGCCCACTTGGTGCGAGTGAGAGACCGGCGGCTACGCCTCCAGCGTCATGATCACGAGCTCGTGCGTCTCGTTGGCAAGGCTTGTCTCGAAGCGGTCCGCGACCTCAAAGCCGGCCCAGTGGCACATGCGGATGGCCCGCTGGTTGAACGCGGCGATGGTGACCCGATACGCCTTGGGATGGAGCTGCTGG
Protein-coding sequences here:
- a CDS encoding phosphotransferase; this encodes MAPAPCFHDHFIVPHVGSYSGAARLLLVEQAGAWTLPGWAHPARLGHTARELDDPFWPAAMQQAVLRRLGLAVSVLHADLYDERDPSTGDRRTVIVLENRSPEWSPRQGTRWVSREEFNRIALPPELPRASVLAWFDEAEAVTDRAAHRRPPWQRPGWFEEAVSWSAEQLQHRGLAPRGAAEQLGTKVGRYLMRIPTASGAAYFKALPAMYDRELSLLALLATEFPSHVPELLASDTNRRWHLTRDHAGTPLGQIVDIVRWEHALEELGRIQVAYIGRATELLAAGCIDLRPETMAIQITTLIGDVTGELTEQIHSLSPDEIHALEALVPDLKAACELLAAVAVPSSLVHGDFIPDNVAVVGDSPIFTDWCESALSHPFFSVVRFMVSARWGDRWVRDDRQVYARLRGAYLKSWERIAPMSDLVTIFELAAALQPLAYALTYWHLLNEQIADGQSIVNWERKDLPTISLRRLLDQRIRLSYVLSL